A part of Deinococcus cellulosilyticus NBRC 106333 = KACC 11606 genomic DNA contains:
- a CDS encoding LacI family DNA-binding transcriptional regulator, whose product MATINDVAKLAGVSPTTAKRAINEPHKLQPQTLEKVQWAIQQLDYEPDLTAGALRRGRNLTVGLLVADIVEPFFAELAREIGVRLRNSNYGLLLADNEYQTEIELHNLRHLAGQRVSALIMRPSYGPGNREYLLKMQDKGTYIIEVDHHMPDSPFDYLMLDHEQCIRMGLEHLWKLGHTRIAGLGTHHPELYPEWRAHHFDRIMREHGHPVLSAYREIIRYNEQDAYEFTRYLLNLQERPTALFAFNGTEAIGAYRAIQEAGLSIPEDISLLAFDNLPWTALVKPGIDVIEQPIQQMGELLVHQVLKNMDGPRTPLHKLLPGKLIVRGSCGGPSGK is encoded by the coding sequence GTGGCCACCATCAACGATGTTGCAAAACTTGCCGGAGTATCCCCCACCACCGCCAAACGGGCCATCAATGAACCCCACAAGTTGCAACCCCAGACGCTTGAAAAAGTGCAGTGGGCCATCCAGCAACTCGATTACGAGCCTGACCTCACCGCAGGGGCACTCCGCAGAGGGCGCAACCTGACGGTGGGTCTGCTCGTGGCAGACATCGTGGAGCCCTTCTTTGCAGAACTTGCCCGTGAAATCGGGGTGAGGCTGCGCAACTCCAACTACGGTCTCCTGCTGGCAGACAACGAATACCAGACGGAAATCGAACTGCACAACCTCAGGCACCTGGCAGGTCAACGGGTGAGTGCCCTGATCATGCGTCCGTCTTACGGCCCAGGAAACCGGGAGTACCTGCTGAAAATGCAGGACAAGGGCACCTACATCATCGAGGTGGACCACCACATGCCAGACAGCCCTTTTGATTACCTCATGCTGGACCATGAGCAGTGCATCAGGATGGGCCTGGAGCACCTGTGGAAGCTCGGCCACACCCGCATTGCAGGCCTGGGCACCCACCACCCGGAACTCTACCCCGAGTGGCGTGCCCATCATTTTGACCGCATCATGCGGGAACATGGTCATCCGGTGCTCTCAGCGTACCGGGAAATCATCCGGTACAACGAGCAGGACGCCTACGAGTTCACCCGCTACCTTTTAAACCTCCAGGAACGTCCCACTGCCCTTTTTGCCTTCAACGGCACGGAAGCCATCGGAGCGTACCGCGCCATTCAGGAAGCAGGGCTCTCCATCCCTGAGGACATTTCCCTGCTGGCCTTTGACAACCTCCCCTGGACCGCTCTGGTGAAGCCAGGAATTGATGTGATTGAGCAACCCATCCAGCAAATGGGAGAACTGCTGGTGCATCAGGTCCTGAAAAACATGGACGGCCCCAGAACGCCCCTGCACAAACTGCTTCCAGGCAAATTGATTGTGCGTGGAAGTTGTGGTGGGCCTTCCGGGAAGTGA
- a CDS encoding winged helix-turn-helix transcriptional regulator, giving the protein MSDQQNPVLTEAERKALDRKWDCKLGCPVELTLEVIGGRWKGVIMYHLTKGTLRFGQLKRLIPGITQRMLTLQLRELEADGLVDRTVYPEVPPRVEYALSDVGRTLQPIIHAMLEWGIEHQDYVYGLRGRNTAS; this is encoded by the coding sequence ATGAGTGACCAGCAAAACCCTGTGCTGACTGAAGCAGAACGCAAAGCCCTGGACCGCAAGTGGGACTGCAAGCTGGGCTGTCCTGTGGAACTCACTCTGGAAGTGATCGGAGGCCGCTGGAAAGGGGTGATCATGTACCACCTCACCAAAGGCACCCTGCGGTTTGGGCAACTGAAACGCCTGATTCCTGGCATCACCCAGCGCATGCTGACCTTGCAACTGCGTGAACTTGAAGCCGACGGTCTGGTGGACCGCACCGTTTATCCGGAGGTTCCTCCCCGGGTGGAGTATGCCCTCAGTGATGTCGGGCGCACCTTACAGCCGATCATTCACGCGATGCTGGAGTGGGGGATCGAGCATCAGGACTATGTGTATGGCCTGCGGGGGAGAAACACGGCAAGCTGA
- a CDS encoding zinc-binding alcohol dehydrogenase family protein yields the protein MTSTHTQNPESTVKSTMKAVVIKAHHPIEHPESFLDLELATPVATGHDLLIAVKAVSVNPVDFKVRASRPGVELPEPRTLGFDGAGVVVAVGENVTLFQPGDEVYWSGSIVRAGSNAEYQLVDERIVGKKPTTLDFAEAAALPLTAITAWESLFDRLRISQRDQGKSILIIGGAGGVGSIAIQLAKHAGLKVIATASRPETQTWVKEQGADVVISHSNPLDEKLTAVGLPEVDFIFNTVNTVQYWEVSAKVIKPQGSIVAINGTPEKLPIGILFSKSVSFHWELMFTRSTHQTPDMIEQHHLLNKVADQIDAGTLKTTLKENVGTINAENLKKAHARLESGQAIGKVVLSGW from the coding sequence ATGACCAGCACCCACACCCAGAACCCTGAAAGCACCGTCAAAAGCACCATGAAAGCCGTGGTCATCAAAGCCCACCATCCGATTGAACATCCTGAGAGCTTTCTGGATCTGGAGCTCGCCACCCCTGTTGCCACCGGGCATGACCTGCTGATTGCCGTGAAAGCCGTCTCGGTGAACCCGGTGGACTTCAAAGTGCGTGCTTCCAGACCGGGCGTCGAGCTTCCCGAGCCCAGAACCCTGGGCTTTGACGGTGCAGGCGTGGTGGTGGCCGTTGGGGAAAACGTGACCCTGTTCCAGCCTGGAGATGAGGTGTACTGGTCCGGTTCCATCGTCCGGGCAGGCTCCAACGCCGAATACCAGCTTGTGGACGAAAGAATCGTCGGGAAGAAACCCACAACACTGGACTTTGCGGAGGCTGCTGCCCTGCCCCTGACTGCAATCACCGCCTGGGAAAGCCTGTTTGATCGACTGCGCATCTCTCAACGGGACCAGGGGAAGAGCATCCTGATCATTGGCGGAGCAGGAGGGGTGGGCTCCATTGCCATTCAACTGGCGAAACATGCTGGACTGAAAGTGATTGCCACGGCATCACGACCTGAAACCCAGACCTGGGTGAAAGAGCAGGGCGCAGATGTGGTGATCAGCCACAGCAACCCCCTGGATGAGAAACTCACTGCAGTGGGCCTCCCTGAAGTGGATTTCATTTTCAACACGGTCAACACCGTGCAGTACTGGGAGGTCAGTGCGAAGGTCATCAAACCCCAGGGGAGCATCGTGGCGATCAATGGCACCCCGGAGAAACTGCCCATTGGAATCCTTTTCTCCAAGAGCGTGAGCTTCCACTGGGAACTGATGTTCACCCGCAGCACCCATCAGACCCCAGACATGATCGAGCAGCACCACCTGCTGAACAAAGTGGCCGACCAGATCGATGCAGGCACCCTGAAAACCACCCTCAAAGAAAATGTGGGAACCATCAACGCAGAGAACCTGAAAAAGGCCCATGCTCGCCTGGAATCAGGCCAGGCCATTGGCAAGGTTGTGCTGAGCGGCTGGTGA
- a CDS encoding BTAD domain-containing putative transcriptional regulator, giving the protein MNTPAVQSVLQSLSWATGRLLQTPEHFFQILKVFLSDLRQHTNMDSAELFLASPQQTHLLLTSYDGKHRSAFLEKLVFRFGMGYPGIVAETRAPLKTSEVQQDQRYLRDEVKKLGYQSYVCYPLVLPHKVIGVINLASRSTHIPAEAERILSHVAPLLASSLYSVLTSLSEGAFQQITDSVHSGTNTEGMSTLLEQGIRISGGQCGVIHLLNGQRIESHPEQLPACSHICHCPAVKGRILINSIPGMNCEHQSKVTRTVCLPLWSGNEVSGVQTMHFSKGWAPSTQAVAPLLWFNRLAWQALAPRSEAAQKTADVPWLEIETFGAFRVKKQGQMMGPTEFGRRQAYLLLKILVSRWGRPITTEELLDVLWPEEDPDRALPRLHVVLNALRKAIEPDPAKPSVILRDGNTYRFAPEGAHHLDVERFEQLVGQADQMQGQEAIQQYRIALKLYKGDFMADEAYADWCALERNYLKEQAVRVMFRMADLLQELDQQADAQEMYYRILSIDPYQFDAYESLIDLLNSVNRVQDAQLCWEQYRTQYGEHPPIPRPA; this is encoded by the coding sequence GTGAATACACCCGCCGTACAATCCGTGCTTCAATCCCTCAGCTGGGCCACCGGAAGGTTGCTGCAGACCCCGGAGCATTTCTTTCAGATTTTGAAGGTTTTTCTTTCCGACCTGCGGCAACACACCAACATGGATTCGGCGGAACTCTTTCTGGCAAGCCCACAGCAGACCCACCTGCTCCTCACCTCCTATGACGGCAAGCACCGCAGTGCTTTTCTGGAGAAACTGGTGTTCCGTTTTGGGATGGGGTATCCGGGCATCGTGGCCGAAACCCGGGCACCCCTCAAAACCAGTGAAGTGCAGCAGGACCAGCGTTACCTGCGGGACGAGGTGAAAAAACTCGGGTACCAGAGTTACGTCTGTTACCCTCTGGTGCTGCCCCACAAGGTCATCGGGGTGATCAATCTGGCAAGCCGCAGCACCCACATTCCTGCGGAAGCCGAGCGCATCCTCAGCCATGTGGCCCCTTTGCTGGCGTCCAGCCTGTACTCGGTGCTCACCTCACTCAGTGAGGGGGCGTTTCAGCAGATCACCGATTCGGTGCACAGTGGCACCAACACCGAAGGAATGTCCACCTTGCTTGAACAGGGCATCCGCATCTCTGGTGGGCAGTGCGGGGTGATTCACCTGCTGAACGGTCAGCGCATTGAGTCCCACCCGGAGCAGCTTCCGGCCTGCAGTCACATCTGCCATTGCCCTGCCGTGAAGGGCCGCATCCTGATCAACTCGATTCCGGGCATGAACTGCGAACACCAGTCCAAAGTGACCCGCACGGTGTGCCTGCCCCTGTGGTCTGGCAATGAGGTTTCTGGCGTGCAGACCATGCATTTTTCCAAAGGCTGGGCTCCCTCCACCCAGGCCGTTGCCCCACTTTTGTGGTTCAACCGTCTGGCCTGGCAGGCCCTTGCCCCCAGAAGCGAAGCCGCCCAGAAAACAGCAGATGTGCCGTGGCTGGAGATCGAAACCTTTGGGGCCTTCCGGGTGAAGAAGCAGGGCCAGATGATGGGGCCCACCGAGTTCGGACGCAGACAGGCGTACCTCCTCTTGAAAATTCTGGTGTCCCGCTGGGGAAGACCCATCACCACCGAAGAACTGCTGGACGTCCTGTGGCCCGAAGAAGACCCGGACAGAGCCCTTCCCCGTTTGCATGTGGTCCTGAACGCCCTTCGCAAGGCCATCGAGCCTGATCCGGCAAAACCCTCGGTGATCCTGCGGGACGGAAATACCTACCGCTTTGCCCCTGAAGGGGCCCATCATCTGGATGTGGAACGGTTCGAGCAACTGGTGGGTCAGGCCGACCAGATGCAGGGCCAGGAAGCGATTCAGCAGTACCGCATCGCCCTGAAACTCTACAAGGGAGACTTCATGGCCGATGAGGCATACGCAGACTGGTGCGCTCTGGAAAGGAATTACCTGAAGGAGCAGGCCGTGAGGGTGATGTTCCGCATGGCCGACCTGTTGCAGGAACTGGACCAGCAGGCCGACGCGCAGGAGATGTATTACCGCATCCTCTCCATTGACCCCTACCAGTTTGATGCCTACGAGTCACTGATCGACCTCCTGAACAGCGTCAACCGTGTCCAGGATGCACAGCTCTGCTGGGAGCAATACCGCACACAGTACGGCGAGCATCCCCCCATTCCCCGGCCTGCCTGA
- a CDS encoding cupin domain-containing protein, translated as MLQTIDKTGVVYQNPSCKLVRKKLSKGQALPTHNHPGEDVLISVVSGSVSGKLAGEAFALTAGDLVRFDGALMVDLEATSDGTEFLVYVVKKNG; from the coding sequence ATGCTGCAAACCATTGATAAAACAGGCGTCGTGTACCAGAACCCCAGCTGCAAACTGGTGCGCAAGAAACTTTCAAAAGGGCAGGCCCTGCCCACCCACAACCACCCCGGTGAGGACGTTCTGATCAGTGTGGTCTCTGGAAGTGTTTCTGGAAAACTGGCAGGAGAGGCTTTTGCGCTGACTGCAGGAGACCTTGTGCGCTTCGATGGAGCGTTGATGGTGGACCTTGAAGCCACCTCAGATGGCACAGAGTTTCTGGTTTATGTGGTGAAGAAAAACGGTTGA
- a CDS encoding PA2169 family four-helix-bundle protein: protein MLNNEQVLDKLQFILGTLKDGEKGYRESADEATSAEYKQMFNEYAAQRARLIGEIEQAISRLGDKPREHSSVGAALHRAWINVRDAITGKDDYAVIAEAERGEDAAIQNYQDVLKEELPSDIRALIEKQYTEVKAAHDRVRDLKHALQASRS, encoded by the coding sequence ATGTTAAACAATGAACAGGTACTCGATAAACTGCAATTCATTCTGGGCACCCTTAAGGACGGCGAAAAAGGCTACCGCGAGTCTGCCGATGAAGCCACCAGCGCAGAATACAAACAAATGTTCAACGAATACGCTGCCCAGCGCGCCCGCCTGATTGGTGAGATCGAACAGGCCATCAGTCGTCTCGGCGACAAGCCCAGAGAGCACAGCAGCGTCGGTGCAGCCCTGCACCGTGCCTGGATCAACGTGCGTGATGCCATCACCGGCAAAGACGATTACGCCGTGATCGCCGAGGCCGAACGTGGTGAAGATGCCGCCATCCAGAACTACCAGGACGTGCTGAAAGAAGAGCTCCCCAGCGACATCCGCGCCCTGATCGAGAAGCAGTACACCGAAGTGAAAGCGGCCCACGACCGGGTGCGTGACCTGAAGCATGCCCTTCAGGCATCCCGTTCCTGA
- a CDS encoding NAD(P)/FAD-dependent oxidoreductase, translating into MDLRSGKAFWPIQNGLIRPYPPLQEHQTTDVVVLGGGITGALVAWHLTRAGIDCVVLDRRDVAFGSTSASTAILQYEIDTPLTQLSRLLGEEHAARAYLLCLKAIRDIETLCHELGEDVGFQPKHSLYFASKPADVRGLQREHALRRKHGIQVDFWDEEEISRHFPFRKSAALYSQTAAEVDPYRLCHALLKAATKKGLRVFDRTEAQSWDTDDSGVTVRTDRGFDIRASKMVFATGYEAQSLLRQKVVRLRNSYALVSEPVTEFTGWHEKALIWETARPYLYARTTQDGRIMMGGEDETFRTLPIRERRIPGKQARLEEKFRDLFPEIPLETAFAWAGTFGETRDGLAYIGEHPDFPKAYFALGYGGNGITYSLLAAQMIRDMILKGHHPDWDVFRFDR; encoded by the coding sequence ATGGACCTTCGATCAGGCAAGGCCTTCTGGCCCATTCAAAACGGACTCATTCGACCCTATCCCCCTTTGCAGGAACACCAGACCACCGACGTGGTGGTGCTTGGAGGGGGCATCACCGGAGCCCTTGTCGCGTGGCACCTGACCCGGGCAGGCATCGACTGCGTGGTGCTGGACCGGCGTGATGTGGCTTTCGGGAGCACCAGTGCATCCACAGCCATCCTGCAGTACGAGATTGACACGCCCCTGACCCAGCTCAGCCGCCTGCTGGGAGAAGAACATGCAGCGCGGGCCTACCTGCTGTGCCTGAAAGCCATTCGGGACATCGAAACCCTGTGCCACGAACTTGGCGAGGATGTGGGCTTCCAGCCCAAGCACAGCCTGTATTTCGCTTCTAAACCTGCAGATGTACGGGGGTTGCAAAGAGAGCACGCCCTGAGAAGAAAACATGGCATCCAGGTGGACTTCTGGGACGAGGAGGAGATCTCCAGACATTTCCCTTTCCGCAAAAGTGCCGCTCTGTATTCCCAGACCGCAGCCGAGGTTGACCCATACCGTCTGTGCCATGCCCTCCTGAAGGCGGCCACAAAGAAGGGCCTGAGGGTGTTTGACCGCACAGAGGCCCAGTCATGGGACACTGATGATTCGGGAGTGACCGTCAGAACCGACCGTGGCTTTGATATCCGGGCCAGCAAGATGGTCTTTGCCACCGGATACGAGGCCCAGAGCCTCCTCAGGCAGAAAGTGGTGCGCCTGCGCAACTCCTACGCCCTGGTCAGTGAACCCGTCACCGAATTCACCGGATGGCATGAGAAGGCCCTGATCTGGGAAACGGCACGTCCCTACCTGTACGCCCGCACCACCCAGGATGGCCGCATCATGATGGGTGGAGAGGATGAGACCTTCAGGACCCTTCCCATCCGGGAGAGGCGCATTCCAGGCAAGCAGGCCCGTCTGGAGGAGAAGTTCAGGGACCTCTTCCCGGAGATTCCCCTGGAAACCGCATTCGCATGGGCCGGAACCTTCGGGGAAACCCGGGATGGTCTGGCCTACATCGGGGAGCACCCTGATTTCCCGAAAGCCTACTTCGCACTGGGTTACGGCGGAAACGGCATCACCTACAGCCTTCTGGCCGCCCAGATGATCCGCGACATGATTCTGAAGGGGCACCATCCAGACTGGGATGTGTTCCGTTTTGACCGGTGA
- a CDS encoding hemolysin family protein — translation MMAVVFPIVVIVVLILLNGLFVAAEFAIVASKAPRVQQDAEKGSGVAQRILTLLRSATGKDRYIAVCQLGITLASILLGMYGEKTIASWLYGPLEHTFRFSHALAHTFGTLISLALITYMHVVFGEMIPKAFALQRPESTVYGVDLAIRIFGFVFRPVIFVLNSTALFLLRALKIKDTGSGDRLYTSEELEFLVEESAEGGQFDRQDQQFIESIFDFGERWVNEVMTPRTEIRALTIRATAEELEQLIHEGTYSRFLVVDTYLDQPLGYIHIKDAIRAFSVSPQDIRISHILRPVIVFPDSTRLSDALVMMKKRKTHLAVVEDELGGTAGIITLQDIIEEVLAPDDRDEAEGREPGVEG, via the coding sequence ATGATGGCCGTGGTTTTTCCCATTGTGGTGATTGTGGTCCTCATCCTGCTCAATGGTCTTTTTGTGGCTGCTGAGTTTGCCATTGTGGCCAGCAAAGCCCCCAGGGTGCAACAGGACGCCGAGAAAGGCAGTGGGGTGGCCCAGAGGATTCTGACCCTCCTGCGTTCAGCAACAGGCAAAGACCGTTACATTGCCGTCTGTCAGCTGGGCATCACCCTGGCCAGCATCCTGCTTGGCATGTATGGCGAGAAAACCATTGCCTCCTGGCTGTATGGCCCACTGGAGCACACCTTCAGGTTCAGCCATGCCCTCGCGCACACCTTCGGAACCCTGATCTCCCTGGCCCTCATCACCTACATGCATGTGGTCTTCGGAGAGATGATCCCCAAAGCCTTTGCCCTGCAACGTCCTGAAAGCACCGTTTACGGGGTGGATCTGGCCATTCGCATCTTTGGCTTTGTGTTCCGTCCTGTGATCTTCGTGCTCAACAGCACCGCTCTTTTCCTGCTCCGTGCCCTGAAGATCAAGGACACCGGTTCAGGAGACCGCCTCTACACCTCCGAAGAACTCGAATTCCTGGTGGAGGAAAGTGCAGAGGGAGGCCAATTTGACCGCCAGGACCAGCAGTTCATCGAAAGCATCTTTGACTTCGGAGAACGCTGGGTCAATGAGGTGATGACCCCCAGGACCGAGATCCGTGCCCTCACCATCCGGGCCACCGCAGAAGAACTTGAACAGCTGATCCACGAAGGCACCTACTCCAGATTTCTGGTGGTGGACACCTACCTGGATCAGCCCCTCGGCTACATCCACATCAAAGATGCCATCCGGGCCTTTTCGGTGTCTCCGCAGGACATCCGCATCTCGCACATCCTGCGCCCGGTGATTGTCTTCCCGGACTCCACCCGCCTCAGCGATGCCCTGGTGATGATGAAAAAGCGCAAGACCCATCTGGCGGTGGTGGAGGATGAACTGGGGGGAACTGCAGGGATCATTACACTACAGGACATCATCGAGGAGGTGCTGGCCCCGGATGATCGGGATGAGGCCGAGGGCCGAGAGCCGGGGGTCGAGGGCTAA
- a CDS encoding hemolysin family protein, protein MLVLVVVVLMVALNALYVAAEFGLVSSRRSRLVEMVHDGNRPASQLLDVLNSPAELDRYVAACQIGITLSSLVVGAYGQAQLTPVLTPLFGDVAAAATIATLIVLVALTALQVVLGELLPKTVAIRYPEQISLITLKPMQVSVWLFTPLIHLFNGSAGFLLRRMGMQPTLEHGHVHSPEELEILFQESARGGLIDQDEQQLLRGVFSLEDKSVREVMVPRVRMTALDVNRSTQEVMDEVVQTPFTRFPVFEENIDRIIGILNVRDLFLDLQNGPQDSIRHLLHPVYFVPDVLNVRDAWDQMKQQRKDLVILTDEFGGISGLLTLEDIFEEVFGELQDEFDAEETAIRRQGNDFLVRGDVSIHTVNNQLDMNLPDEDAYTISGLVWSEFEQVPEVGTVLNFPGVTLRVESVEGKQVMLVRLKLDGSAGGAP, encoded by the coding sequence GTGCTGGTGCTGGTCGTGGTGGTCCTGATGGTGGCCCTGAACGCCCTTTATGTTGCCGCCGAGTTTGGTCTGGTGTCCAGCCGCAGAAGCCGTCTGGTGGAAATGGTCCATGACGGAAACCGTCCGGCATCCCAGCTTCTGGATGTGCTGAACAGCCCTGCAGAACTGGACCGGTATGTGGCGGCCTGCCAGATCGGGATCACCCTGTCGAGCCTGGTGGTGGGTGCTTACGGACAGGCACAGCTCACCCCGGTGCTTACGCCTTTGTTTGGGGATGTGGCAGCAGCAGCCACCATTGCCACCCTGATTGTGCTTGTCGCGCTGACCGCGCTTCAGGTGGTCCTTGGAGAGCTTCTTCCCAAGACGGTTGCCATCCGGTACCCGGAGCAGATTTCCCTCATCACCCTGAAACCCATGCAGGTTTCGGTGTGGCTCTTCACGCCCCTGATTCACCTGTTCAATGGTTCTGCTGGATTTCTGCTCAGGCGCATGGGCATGCAGCCCACCCTGGAGCACGGGCATGTCCACTCTCCTGAGGAACTCGAGATCCTGTTTCAGGAAAGTGCCCGTGGCGGCCTCATCGATCAGGACGAGCAGCAACTCCTGCGTGGGGTCTTCAGCCTCGAAGACAAGAGTGTGCGTGAAGTGATGGTCCCGAGGGTGCGCATGACGGCCCTGGACGTGAACCGCTCCACCCAGGAGGTCATGGATGAAGTGGTCCAGACCCCTTTCACCCGCTTTCCGGTGTTTGAGGAGAACATTGACCGCATCATTGGGATTCTGAATGTCCGGGATCTGTTTCTGGACCTGCAGAACGGTCCACAGGACTCGATCCGGCACCTGCTGCACCCGGTGTACTTCGTTCCAGATGTGCTGAACGTGCGGGATGCCTGGGACCAGATGAAACAGCAACGCAAAGACCTGGTGATCCTCACCGATGAATTCGGCGGAATCAGTGGCCTGCTGACGTTAGAAGACATCTTCGAGGAGGTCTTCGGAGAACTGCAGGACGAATTCGATGCCGAGGAAACCGCCATCCGCAGGCAGGGCAATGATTTTCTGGTGCGGGGAGATGTCTCGATTCACACGGTCAACAACCAGCTTGACATGAACCTCCCCGACGAGGACGCCTACACCATCAGCGGTCTGGTGTGGTCTGAATTCGAACAGGTCCCCGAAGTGGGCACCGTGCTGAATTTTCCTGGGGTCACCCTCAGGGTGGAATCGGTGGAGGGCAAACAGGTGATGCTGGTGCGCCTGAAACTGGATGGATCTGCCGGAGGTGCCCCATGA
- a CDS encoding response regulator transcription factor, whose product MKNLSQRILMFQNEAVQAMMLRRFVNQLGYLVHEVSDPEEAQTVLEQEEPFDVILLDLGVRLDRAFQILKACRERHPNTPVIVVSGLRQEEVSEWIRRFGVEDIILRPRSLRELLVRVESDLVKYAPIAS is encoded by the coding sequence ATGAAAAATCTTTCCCAACGCATATTGATGTTTCAGAACGAGGCGGTGCAGGCCATGATGCTCAGGCGTTTCGTGAACCAGCTGGGCTATCTGGTGCATGAGGTCAGTGACCCGGAGGAGGCCCAGACGGTCCTGGAACAGGAAGAGCCCTTTGATGTGATCCTGCTGGACCTGGGGGTGCGTCTGGACCGGGCCTTCCAGATCCTCAAAGCCTGCCGGGAACGCCATCCGAACACACCTGTCATTGTGGTTTCTGGCCTCAGGCAGGAAGAAGTCAGCGAATGGATCAGGCGTTTCGGGGTGGAGGACATCATCTTGCGGCCCCGTTCCCTGCGTGAATTGCTCGTCCGGGTCGAGTCCGACCTTGTGAAATACGCCCCCATTGCATCCTGA
- a CDS encoding M23 family metallopeptidase — MERSARRGDGAKFSVGFRRIRRRTWEPVPSIRVSLQSISLLVLALGMSAAAHSGTPLKDSQLPKPSGLFGLPFAGPAGPDTWMVGQVYGNTTGAYRMRNTDYRSGQGIHFGLDLAAPCGTPVLAIGTGVVQEVDGPHGSPPHNLVIDHGNGLSSLYGHLLKKPTLKVGQRVKRGQVVAVSGDSELTCHSSQHLHLEIRDTSHMRFFNPTQYIQADWDTLYLQGAFYRGFQRDLGNMRKWQFPEDQPQVFRGGPLLNQFDLSWPPDQAQHTPQQGVFAGYQPVKIEWPGKEIRLTSGGCCVQPEFTPDSSRVMFMDRPDTKSPLGWYAVQPQGKPQALLPLGWYSPDLQQQVLPGALFMHPQHPEQEGLVHTVPAGVGEVFWAPDGSSFAWNEIEEKGTSDVWPSTLQLSSSQSSSFKPVTLYGGYAGGVRGFLDRDTLIVVGRKALQQKLQTMYTLNLHTQQTRTLETAQEIRGVSISKNGKWVAYLLSFSPHHKNGLFVVNREGRRLQVPGFGSYRWKDEDTLLLVPMKDTPQRHTVHHWTVGDPELRPLVQLSGKISNDQWVVSPDGKNLAYVQSQDHNIYGLKLPE, encoded by the coding sequence ATGGAGCGGAGCGCAAGGCGTGGGGATGGAGCAAAATTCTCCGTTGGTTTTCGCAGGATCAGGAGGCGCACCTGGGAACCTGTGCCATCCATTCGCGTTTCCCTGCAAAGCATCTCCTTGCTGGTGCTGGCCCTGGGCATGTCTGCAGCGGCCCACAGTGGAACACCCCTGAAAGACAGCCAGTTGCCGAAACCCTCCGGGCTTTTCGGCCTGCCTTTTGCAGGCCCTGCTGGCCCGGACACCTGGATGGTCGGTCAGGTGTATGGGAACACCACCGGAGCCTACCGCATGCGCAACACCGATTACCGTTCTGGTCAGGGCATCCATTTCGGGCTGGACCTTGCAGCACCCTGCGGCACGCCTGTCCTGGCCATCGGAACTGGGGTGGTGCAGGAAGTGGACGGCCCTCACGGATCTCCACCCCACAATCTGGTGATTGACCACGGGAATGGCCTATCGAGCCTGTATGGTCACCTGCTCAAAAAACCCACCCTGAAAGTGGGGCAGCGGGTGAAGAGGGGACAGGTGGTGGCGGTCAGTGGAGACAGTGAGTTGACCTGCCACAGTTCCCAGCATCTGCATCTGGAGATCAGAGACACCAGCCACATGCGTTTCTTCAATCCCACCCAATACATCCAGGCAGATTGGGACACACTTTACCTGCAGGGGGCTTTCTACCGGGGATTTCAGCGGGATCTGGGCAACATGCGCAAATGGCAGTTTCCAGAAGACCAGCCTCAGGTTTTCCGGGGAGGTCCACTGCTGAACCAATTTGACCTCAGCTGGCCTCCCGATCAGGCCCAGCACACACCCCAGCAGGGGGTGTTTGCAGGATACCAGCCTGTGAAGATCGAATGGCCCGGCAAAGAAATCCGTCTGACCTCTGGAGGGTGCTGTGTGCAGCCTGAGTTCACCCCGGACAGCAGTCGGGTGATGTTCATGGACAGACCCGACACAAAAAGCCCACTGGGCTGGTATGCCGTGCAGCCTCAGGGCAAGCCGCAGGCCCTGCTGCCTCTGGGGTGGTACAGCCCGGACCTCCAGCAGCAGGTGTTGCCGGGAGCCCTTTTCATGCATCCCCAGCACCCGGAGCAGGAAGGTCTTGTGCACACGGTTCCCGCAGGGGTGGGTGAGGTGTTCTGGGCTCCAGACGGCAGCAGCTTTGCCTGGAACGAAATTGAAGAGAAAGGAACCAGTGACGTGTGGCCCAGCACCCTTCAGCTCTCCAGTTCCCAATCCAGTTCATTCAAACCTGTCACCCTGTATGGGGGGTACGCTGGTGGGGTCAGAGGCTTTCTGGACAGGGACACCCTGATTGTGGTGGGCCGCAAGGCCCTTCAGCAAAAGCTGCAGACGATGTACACCCTGAACCTGCACACCCAGCAGACCCGCACCCTGGAAACTGCCCAGGAAATCCGTGGTGTGAGCATCAGCAAGAATGGTAAATGGGTTGCCTACTTGCTGTCTTTCAGCCCGCATCACAAAAACGGCCTGTTTGTGGTGAACCGCGAGGGAAGAAGGTTGCAGGTGCCCGGATTTGGCTCCTACCGCTGGAAGGACGAAGACACCCTGCTGCTGGTTCCCATGAAAGACACCCCCCAGAGGCACACGGTGCATCACTGGACGGTGGGAGACCCCGAACTCCGACCTCTGGTGCAACTGTCCGGCAAAATCAGCAATGACCAGTGGGTGGTGTCTCCAGATGGGAAAAATCTGGCTTATGTGCAAAGCCAGGACCACAACATTTACGGTTTGAAGCTTCCAGAGTGA